CTCCACCGACAAATCCTGAAACACCCGCGAGGTCTGCCGCAGGCGCAGCAGCGCGAACGGCGGTTCGACGGTGAGCGCGTACTTGGCGAAGCCGCCATCGCTGCCCAGCGCCTCGGCGCTGCTGACCACGCCACAGCGCAGGCTCTCGCTGCCGTCGGCACCGGCGATGCCCAAGCGCACCGGCAGGCCCAGCAGCGTCTTCAGTTCGATGCCGTCGTCCGGCGACAGACACTCAACGCGGAAGCGGTAGTCGCCGGCCAGCGCCTCCTCGCCGCTGAGTGTCAGCGGCAGCAGCGCCTGGCCCCAGCGCTGGAACCCGTTCTGGTCATGACCCAGCTGCAGGGTGAGCAGGCGCTGGTCCTGGTTGAAGGCGGACGCGAAGCTGGCGAGCAGGTCGGGGAGGTTCATCAGCCCTGCACCTTGTAAACGTTGGAAGACAGTTGCAGGGTGGCGTCAAAGCTCACCGGCGGGCGGTGCGGGTGCACTTTCAGTACCGCATCCACCCGGAAGCGCAGGTGCCGCTCCAGCTCGCGCGGCGCGTCCAGGTTCACCCGTACCCGCGACAGGCGAGGCTCGTGGATTTCGATGGCGCGGCGCAGTTGTTCGCGCAGCAGCTCGCGGTCGTCCGGGTTGAGCAGGCTGATGCCGCTGAGGTCGGGGATGCCGTATTGCAGCATGCTGTCGTTGGCCAGGGTGTGGGCGTCGAACAGCTCCGGCTGCGACATTACCCGGGTGTTAAGCAGCGACTCCAGGTCACGCGCCAGCGCACGGCGGAACTGCGGCAGCTCGTACTGCAGCGGGTCGGCGCCATGGCTGATGTCGGGCTGGTCGTCCAGTAGCCGGTCCAGCACCGATGGCAGGATGCGGGTATGCCGCAGGCCGTTGTGCTGCATGGTCTAGATGCCGAACAGCGTGTGCAGCTGGCGGCCCAGCAGCCAGTGGTAGGTGCCCCAGATGGCGGCGGCGGCCAGTGCCAGCAGTGCAAAGTACAGCCACAGCGGCAGTTCGTGGCGCACAAAGGCCTTGAAGCGCTGCGGCAGCTGCCAGTTGGGGGCGAAGTCAGCCTTGCCGCCGCGCACCTGCTGGATCTCCTGCCCCAGTTTGTGGGTGAGGTAGCCCAGCTTTTCGCTGCCCTCCAGCAGGTAGCGGCCCTGGAAGCCCAGCAACAGGCAGGTGTAGTACACCTCCAGCTCTTCAATGTACTTGGCAGGGTCCAGCCGTAGTTGCTCCAGGCGATTGAAGAAGCCTTCACCGGCCAGGTGCTCGCCGAACAGGCGCAGTTGCAGCGGCATGCGCTCCCATTCGTCGCGCAGTGCGAATTCGGACGCCAGCACGATTTCGTCCAGCAGTGCACAGAAGGCGTACTTGGCCTGGCCGATGGCATCCGGCGTTTTGCCGAAGTTGCGGGCATTGCGTTCGTACTGCTGCAGGAACTGGTCGATACGGCGGTTGAATTCCACGCTGCTGCCCGGCGTGTTGCCGTCTTTCAGCAGGAACAGCAGGTAGACGCCGTCTTCCAGCATTTCACGCAGGCTGGGGCCACTGGCGGCGACGGCGATGGTGGCGGTTTGCTCGGCGGGGGTAGCGGCTGCTTGACTCATGTTGGCCTCAACGGAAAACGGCGATCAGTTCCAGGTTCACCCCGGACAGGGTTTGCGGCACATAGATGCAGATGCTGCGCGATTGCAGCATGCGGGCGAAAATCTCGCCCTGCGGTTGCAACGCAAAGTAGTGGTTACCCACCCGTACCGGCATGGCGGACGGGGTCTGGGCGGCATGGCTCAGTGCCACGCCGCGCATGGCGGAGTTGAGGATTTTTTCCACGTCGTCCGGCGCGCCGATCTTGAACTTGAGCGGCACGTTGTCCAGGATCTGGGCCGCCGGCTGCTCGCTTTGCACCGACAGGTAGAAATCGACGTTGTCGAGGAAGCGGTCGCTCTCCAGCCGGCCGATGAAAAAAGACGCCTTGGGCGAATGCAGCGGGATGACGGCGTAGCGCGCCGATATCACCGTTTCCAGCAGCTCGCGTATCTGCAGGTCCAGTGTGGAGAACACCTGGTGCAGGTCTTCGTGCTGATAGGCCGGGATGTCAGCCAGTGCGTAACGGGTGGAGAAGGTCTGCAACTCGCCGCAGAACTCGGCCAGCGCCATGTACAGCTCCTCCGGGTGCAGCGGGCTGCTCAGCGACAGGTGACGCAGGCGGGCGAAGTTGCGGTTGACGCTATGCAGCAGCCAGAACGCGGAAATATCGCTGGCGCCATACTCCATCACGCTGCGCGCCTTTTCGCGCTGCGCGCCGGCCAGCGCCTGGCTTTTCACCAGCAGGATGTCCAGCAGGCGGCGCAGCAACTGCGGCAGCTTGCCGGCGGCGGTAATGCCCAGCAGTGGCGGCAGGTAGTCATCTGCCAGCTGCCACTGGCCGGTAGCGTCCTTCTGCAAGCGACACAGCGCGATCGCTTCGTAGCCGTCGCGGTTTTCTTCCTCGAACATCAGCCGCACGTCCGGCTCCAGCACGGCGACATCGGCTGGCAGCGCCTGGGTGTAGAGGTCGGCCAGTTCGCTGCTGCCGCCCAGGTAGCGGCACGGCCGTCCTGCCGCTTCGCCGTTGCGGGTGTTGCCGCCGTAGGGCTGCATATCGGCCAGGCAGGCATACAGCGTGGTAGTCACACCCAGCTGCGGCACGGCAGCCAGATCCCGCGACAAGGGCAGCGGCGCCGACTGCGGCGCCTGGAAGCAGCTGCCATCACGGAACAGCAGGCCCAGCGCATCCACGCGCACCATGCCGCCCTTGAGCGCCTGTTCATCCAGGCTCAGTTGCTGCACACCCCAGGCATGCCGGCTCAGCAGTTGCTGGCGCAGCACGGCATCCTGTTCAAGAAACAGCGATTGCTGCTGAAAGTGCTGCGGGCGCAGGAACATCCCCTCGCCCCACAGTACGCGTTTGGCTGCTTGCATCGTCACATCCATCACAACGGCCTTGCGGCCAACTATTCAATCCACCACGACTAAGTGGCACTCCACCTAGCGGCAATCCACCTGCTGCGTGGCCGGCTGGCCCGGCATCGGCCTGGCCGGCGGTATCAGTGCGCGCAGGTAGCAATCCTCGGCACGGAACAACAGACCCACGCGCCGCACATCGTCGGCCTTGTACAGCAGCCGCCAGAACTGGCGATCCGGCTGGCGGAACATGCCCACCAGGCCGATATAGGTGGCCTCCGGCGCCACCGTGAGCCCGCCTATCGCTGCCTTGGCACCGGGCAGCAGTGTCATCTCCTGCGAGGACAGCAGATCCGGCGCCAGCAGGTCCTTGTCCGACTTGCCTGCCATCAGCGCTTCCATGGTCAGGCGGTTGAAGGCCTGGTCCGACTTCAGCTGATAGACACGCACCACCATGGATAGCGGCTTGCCATGTACGTCCTTGTTCAGCATGGCGGCCGCCTCGCCACCAACCATTACCGGGGCATTGCCGGCACAGCCGGCAAGCAGCAAAAGCGGCAGCAGACAGCTGGCGGCCAGCAGCCAGCCAGGCAAGCGGCCGCGGAGGGTGGGCAACAGCATTTGAGTGGTCACCTCTGGAAAACATGCCAAAGTCGTATCATAATTGAAAAGCATTTTTTCTACAAAGAACGATAAAAATCGTAATTTTTATAGAAATGTTAAAAATCAAAAATTGCATTACAAAGTCATTGCTATAGGTTGAGCAAAAAATGTGGTCTGCAACTATGGCGCTATACCTGGCACCAGGCATCTGCCTATTGCTGGTCGCCCTTATCGCCTGGATAGGCATTAGATATTTCAGAAGAAATTCCTTTGAAATTGAAGAGCCTATCGTAAAAACCGACGATACAAGCAATGGACAGCCGGTGCTGAGCAGTGTGCCGCCCGCCCCGGCCACCAGCACCCCACAGCCGGCAGGCAGCACTCATCAAACGTCAATAAAAACCATAAAAAAGTACTTTGTCATTGCAAGAATGCCACTTGCATCGCTATCTTTGGCAGCAATTTCTGTAGCAATGGCATTGCATTTAAGCAGCAGGCATGAATCGTCAGAATTCATCCCCAAGGAATACTCGCACAGCTCCAGGATCAAGCTCACGCTGCAGGAAGAGCAGCTGGTGCCACCTCCGCCACTGCCGCCGGAAGCCTTCCGCGATGCCATCAACGAGCAGCCGCGCCTGAGCGGGGCGGACCGTGACTGGAGCAGGCTGGACCCGGCCTTTGTGCAAACCGTGCTTCGCGTGATGGCCAAGATGGAAGCCCGTGGCTTTCCCATGACGCTGCTGGAGGGCTACCGCAGTGCGGCGCGGCAGGATGCGTTGGCAGGACAGGCCACGCTGGTCACCAAGGCCAAGGGCGGTCAGAGCAAACACCAGTACGGTCTGGCGGTGGATCTGGCACCGGTGCGCAACGGCAAGGTGGTGATTTCGGAGCGCGACCCGTGGGCCATGCAGGCCTATGTCGCGCTGGGAGAAGAAGCCGGTGCCGCCTCGCTGACCTGGGGTGGCAACTGGAGCTTCAAGGATTACGGGCACATCGAGCGCAGCGGCTCGTTGAAGCAGTTGCTGTCGGCAAACAACAAACCAACAGGAAGGTGAACGCGGTGGTGAAAAAGGGTTGGCGTCAACATGCCAAGATAGCGTCGGCGATCGGGTTTCTGATCGTAATCGCGCTGGTATGGTTTCTCGGGGAATGGATGGGGCTGGCGACGATGGAAGCGCGTCTTGGCTGCATCATCGCCATCATGCTGCTGTGGGTGGTCAGCCTGCTGATCGGCCAACTGCTTGCCCGCCGTGCCAGCGGCCTGCTGGAAAGAATGCTGCGCCAGCAGGCGGACGATGCCGTCATCCACGCCGGCTCGGAAAAACGCGCCGAGGTCACCCTGCTGCGCCAGCGCCTGCTGGGAGCCATCGACACGCTGAAAAAGTCCAAGCTGGGCAACAACGGTGGCGGTGCGGCGCTGTACGAGTTGCCCTGGTACATGATCATCGGCCACCCGGCTGCCGGCAAAAGCTCCGCCATCCTGCAGTCCGGCCTGACCTTCCCGTTCAGCGACAAGAGCGGTATCCAGGGCGTGGGCGGTACCCGCAACTGCGACTGGTTCTTCTCCACCGAAGGCGTGCTGCTCGATACCGCCGGCCGCTACGCCACGCAGAGCGAGGACCGCGGCGAGTGGCTGGCCTTCCTCAAGCTGCTGAAAAAACACCGGCCGAAAGCGCCGGTCAACGGCATTCTGGTGGCGATCAGCCTGCCGGAACTGGCGCAGCATCACAGCGAAGGCTTTG
This Vogesella sp. LIG4 DNA region includes the following protein-coding sequences:
- the tssK gene encoding type VI secretion system baseplate subunit TssK; the protein is MQAAKRVLWGEGMFLRPQHFQQQSLFLEQDAVLRQQLLSRHAWGVQQLSLDEQALKGGMVRVDALGLLFRDGSCFQAPQSAPLPLSRDLAAVPQLGVTTTLYACLADMQPYGGNTRNGEAAGRPCRYLGGSSELADLYTQALPADVAVLEPDVRLMFEEENRDGYEAIALCRLQKDATGQWQLADDYLPPLLGITAAGKLPQLLRRLLDILLVKSQALAGAQREKARSVMEYGASDISAFWLLHSVNRNFARLRHLSLSSPLHPEELYMALAEFCGELQTFSTRYALADIPAYQHEDLHQVFSTLDLQIRELLETVISARYAVIPLHSPKASFFIGRLESDRFLDNVDFYLSVQSEQPAAQILDNVPLKFKIGAPDDVEKILNSAMRGVALSHAAQTPSAMPVRVGNHYFALQPQGEIFARMLQSRSICIYVPQTLSGVNLELIAVFR
- the tssE gene encoding type VI secretion system baseplate subunit TssE — protein: MQHNGLRHTRILPSVLDRLLDDQPDISHGADPLQYELPQFRRALARDLESLLNTRVMSQPELFDAHTLANDSMLQYGIPDLSGISLLNPDDRELLREQLRRAIEIHEPRLSRVRVNLDAPRELERHLRFRVDAVLKVHPHRPPVSFDATLQLSSNVYKVQG
- the icmH gene encoding type IVB secretion system protein IcmH/DotU codes for the protein MSQAAATPAEQTATIAVAASGPSLREMLEDGVYLLFLLKDGNTPGSSVEFNRRIDQFLQQYERNARNFGKTPDAIGQAKYAFCALLDEIVLASEFALRDEWERMPLQLRLFGEHLAGEGFFNRLEQLRLDPAKYIEELEVYYTCLLLGFQGRYLLEGSEKLGYLTHKLGQEIQQVRGGKADFAPNWQLPQRFKAFVRHELPLWLYFALLALAAAAIWGTYHWLLGRQLHTLFGI
- the tssJ gene encoding type VI secretion system lipoprotein TssJ — translated: MLLPTLRGRLPGWLLAASCLLPLLLLAGCAGNAPVMVGGEAAAMLNKDVHGKPLSMVVRVYQLKSDQAFNRLTMEALMAGKSDKDLLAPDLLSSQEMTLLPGAKAAIGGLTVAPEATYIGLVGMFRQPDRQFWRLLYKADDVRRVGLLFRAEDCYLRALIPPARPMPGQPATQQVDCR
- a CDS encoding M15 family metallopeptidase, coding for MALYLAPGICLLLVALIAWIGIRYFRRNSFEIEEPIVKTDDTSNGQPVLSSVPPAPATSTPQPAGSTHQTSIKTIKKYFVIARMPLASLSLAAISVAMALHLSSRHESSEFIPKEYSHSSRIKLTLQEEQLVPPPPLPPEAFRDAINEQPRLSGADRDWSRLDPAFVQTVLRVMAKMEARGFPMTLLEGYRSAARQDALAGQATLVTKAKGGQSKHQYGLAVDLAPVRNGKVVISERDPWAMQAYVALGEEAGAASLTWGGNWSFKDYGHIERSGSLKQLLSANNKPTGR